A window of Streptomyces sp. DG1A-41 contains these coding sequences:
- a CDS encoding iron ABC transporter permease gives MGTIAVQRPASRTTTGARRRRVVGLGALALVLVAAGAVSLAVGARALSPGEVWHGLFAAPESDQRLTETRLIVETVRVPRTVLAIVAGVALGVGGALIQGYTRNPIADTGLLGVNSGASFAVVTVIAVFGLSDPFQYIWFAFLGAAVAGVVVFGLASIGRGAGNPLTLALAGQGVTVFLAAMTTAVALSDQKSLNALRFWNAGSVAGVGFGVIWPVTGFIAAGLVLALITLPALNLLNLGDDVARGLGVNIALSRTIGITAITLLAGAATAACGPIAFLGLMVAHVARYLTGPDYRWLVPYAGLLGAIVLLVCDIAGRLVVRPSELDAGVVVALLGAPFFAALVWRGKFKNA, from the coding sequence ATGGGCACGATCGCAGTGCAGCGCCCCGCGTCCCGGACCACAACTGGGGCCCGGCGGCGGAGAGTTGTGGGCCTGGGCGCGCTGGCCCTGGTCCTCGTGGCCGCGGGGGCGGTGTCGTTGGCCGTCGGTGCGCGCGCCTTGAGCCCCGGCGAGGTGTGGCACGGGCTGTTCGCGGCACCGGAGTCCGACCAGCGGCTCACCGAGACCAGGCTCATCGTGGAGACCGTGCGGGTACCCCGGACGGTGCTCGCGATCGTGGCGGGCGTCGCCCTGGGGGTCGGCGGGGCGCTGATCCAGGGGTACACGCGCAACCCGATCGCCGACACCGGCCTGCTGGGCGTGAACTCCGGCGCCTCGTTCGCCGTGGTGACGGTGATCGCCGTGTTCGGGCTCTCCGACCCGTTCCAGTACATCTGGTTCGCGTTCCTGGGGGCGGCGGTCGCCGGTGTCGTGGTGTTCGGTCTTGCGAGCATCGGCCGCGGTGCCGGCAACCCGTTGACGCTCGCCCTGGCCGGGCAGGGAGTCACGGTGTTCCTCGCGGCGATGACCACGGCGGTCGCGCTGTCGGACCAGAAGTCGCTGAACGCGCTGCGGTTCTGGAACGCGGGGTCCGTGGCCGGAGTGGGGTTCGGCGTCATCTGGCCGGTGACCGGGTTCATCGCGGCCGGACTGGTGCTGGCACTGATCACGCTGCCGGCCCTCAATCTGCTCAATCTGGGCGACGACGTGGCGCGCGGGCTCGGGGTGAACATCGCGCTGAGCCGGACCATCGGCATCACCGCCATCACCCTGCTGGCGGGCGCCGCGACGGCCGCGTGCGGGCCCATCGCGTTCCTCGGGCTCATGGTGGCCCACGTGGCCCGGTATCTGACCGGGCCCGACTACCGCTGGCTGGTGCCGTACGCGGGTCTGCTCGGTGCCATCGTCCTTCTGGTCTGCGACATCGCGGGCCGCCTGGTGGTGCGGCCGAGCGAGCTGGACGCGGGCGTCGTCGTCGCTCTGCTGGGCGCCCCGTTCTTCGCGGCTCTGGTGTGGCGCGGAAAGTTCAAGAACGCATGA
- a CDS encoding lysine N(6)-hydroxylase/L-ornithine N(5)-oxygenase family protein, which produces MAQARPGDAPLIHDLIGIGFGPSNVAMAIALSEHNARVGGEEAVRAHFFEQQPRFGWHRGMLIDDATMQVSFLKDLVTLRNPASEYSFLCYLKSKGRLIDFINHKNLFPLRVEFHDYFEWAAGQVDGMVSYGHEVVGVMPVLRDGAVKYLDVTVRSGEGLEVHRARNLVLGTGLRPLMPKGVERGDRVWHNSELLARIDALEGTSPSRFVVVGAGQSAAENVAYLHRRFPEAEVCAVFSRYGYSPADDSAFANRIFDPEAVDEFFAAPKDVKRRLMDYHGNTNYSVVDIDLIDDLYRQMYREKVLGAERLRFLNVSRLTGVTETPDKVSATVTSLVTGEETLLDADVVVFATGYSPADPVGLLGEVADRCLRDDEGRVRVERDYRIASEPGLHCGIYLQGGTEHTHGITSSLLSNTAIRVGEILDSLLDRGRKSASDEARTVADGTGAAR; this is translated from the coding sequence ATGGCACAGGCTCGTCCTGGCGACGCCCCTTTGATCCACGACCTCATAGGCATCGGCTTCGGGCCGTCCAACGTGGCCATGGCGATCGCGCTCAGCGAGCACAACGCACGCGTCGGCGGGGAGGAAGCGGTCCGCGCTCACTTCTTCGAGCAGCAGCCGCGCTTCGGCTGGCACCGAGGCATGCTCATCGACGACGCGACCATGCAGGTGTCCTTCCTCAAGGACCTGGTGACGCTCCGGAACCCCGCCAGCGAGTACAGCTTCCTGTGCTACCTCAAGAGCAAGGGACGGCTGATCGACTTCATCAACCACAAAAACCTCTTCCCGCTGCGGGTGGAGTTCCACGACTACTTCGAGTGGGCCGCGGGCCAGGTCGACGGCATGGTCTCCTACGGCCACGAGGTCGTCGGCGTCATGCCCGTCCTGCGTGACGGCGCCGTCAAGTACCTGGACGTGACGGTCCGTTCGGGGGAGGGCCTCGAGGTCCACCGGGCCCGTAACCTCGTCCTCGGCACCGGTCTGCGCCCCCTCATGCCAAAGGGCGTGGAGCGCGGCGACCGCGTCTGGCACAACTCCGAACTGCTGGCGAGGATCGACGCGTTGGAGGGCACCTCGCCCTCCCGGTTCGTCGTCGTGGGTGCCGGTCAGAGCGCCGCCGAGAACGTCGCCTACCTGCACCGCCGCTTCCCCGAGGCCGAGGTCTGCGCGGTCTTCTCCCGCTACGGCTACAGCCCCGCCGACGACAGCGCCTTCGCCAACCGGATCTTCGACCCCGAGGCCGTCGACGAGTTCTTCGCCGCGCCCAAGGACGTCAAACGCCGACTGATGGACTACCACGGCAACACCAACTACTCCGTGGTGGACATCGACCTGATCGACGACCTGTACCGGCAGATGTACCGGGAGAAGGTCCTCGGTGCCGAGCGCCTGCGTTTCCTCAACGTTTCCCGGCTCACCGGTGTCACCGAGACGCCGGACAAGGTCAGTGCCACCGTCACGTCCCTCGTCACCGGCGAGGAGACCCTCCTGGACGCCGACGTCGTGGTGTTCGCCACCGGCTACAGCCCTGCCGACCCCGTCGGTCTGCTCGGCGAGGTGGCCGACCGCTGTCTCCGTGACGACGAGGGCCGTGTCCGCGTCGAGCGCGACTACCGCATCGCGTCGGAGCCCGGCCTGCACTGCGGCATCTACCTTCAGGGCGGCACCGAGCACACGCACGGCATCACCTCGTCGCTGCTGTCCAACACCGCCATCAGGGTCGGCGAGATCCTGGACTCGCTCCTCGACAGGGGCCGCAAGTCCGCTTCCGACGAGGCCCGGACGGTCGCCGACGGAACCGGCGCCGCGCGCTAG
- a CDS encoding tripartite tricarboxylate transporter substrate binding protein — MRRPARALLGAFFALALLAAGVCGGWPGDGPARDLRLMVPNTPGGGYDTTARTAARVMEETGIASDVQVFNLPGAGGTVGLKRLADERGNGDLALQMGLGVVGAAHAAGSKVTVTETTPIARLVEEAGAIVVRQDSPYRTIGALVDAWRKAPGSLGVGGGSSVGGPDHLLPMRLAQTVGIDPRKVAYVPYDGGGGELLPALLDGRVDVATSGFGEFLDQIRAGRLRVLAVSGERPVGVLPGVPTLKSSGIDLVFANWRGIVAPPGISDADRRRWVEALTELHDSRQWRAELRRHGWRDVFATGRAFESYLARQDEQVAGLVRRLGRR; from the coding sequence ATGAGACGTCCCGCACGCGCCTTACTCGGTGCCTTCTTTGCCCTGGCCCTGCTGGCGGCCGGCGTGTGCGGTGGGTGGCCGGGCGACGGACCCGCGCGGGACCTGCGGCTCATGGTGCCCAACACCCCCGGCGGCGGCTACGACACCACGGCCCGTACCGCGGCCCGGGTCATGGAGGAGACGGGCATCGCCTCGGACGTGCAGGTGTTCAACCTGCCCGGCGCCGGCGGCACGGTGGGCCTGAAGCGCCTCGCCGACGAAAGGGGCAACGGCGATCTCGCCCTGCAGATGGGCCTCGGAGTCGTGGGCGCCGCGCACGCGGCGGGGTCGAAGGTGACCGTCACCGAGACCACCCCGATCGCACGCCTCGTCGAGGAGGCCGGCGCGATCGTCGTCCGGCAGGACTCGCCGTACCGGACGATCGGCGCGCTGGTGGACGCCTGGCGCAAGGCCCCCGGGAGCCTCGGGGTGGGCGGCGGCTCCTCCGTGGGCGGCCCCGACCATCTGCTGCCGATGCGGCTGGCGCAGACGGTCGGCATCGACCCGAGGAAGGTCGCGTACGTGCCGTACGACGGTGGGGGCGGTGAGCTGCTGCCCGCGCTGCTGGACGGCAGGGTCGACGTGGCCACCAGCGGGTTCGGCGAGTTCCTCGACCAGATCCGCGCCGGCCGGCTGCGGGTCCTGGCCGTCAGCGGCGAGCGGCCGGTCGGTGTGCTGCCGGGTGTCCCGACCCTGAAGTCCTCGGGGATCGACCTGGTCTTCGCCAACTGGCGGGGCATCGTGGCTCCGCCGGGCATCAGCGACGCCGACCGGCGGCGCTGGGTCGAGGCGCTGACGGAGCTGCACGACTCCCGCCAGTGGCGGGCCGAGCTGCGCCGGCACGGCTGGAGAGACGTGTTCGCCACCGGCCGTGCGTTCGAGTCCTACCTGGCCCGGCAGGACGAACAGGTCGCCGGTCTCGTCCGCCGGCTCGGGCGGCGGTGA
- a CDS encoding response regulator yields MTGTHDKAGTRDKAGTIDVLVVDDDFMVARVHRAFVERVEPFRVVGVAHTGGQAIEAVDELRPDLVLLDLYLPDLFGLDVIPRLRTAGHDCDVMVISAAQEADTVRGAVRQGVVDYLLKPFDFEDLRPRLERYAAQRGRLLTAVVRGQADIDRVLAGAGVAAPAPALPKGMSVETAELVERALREADGTLSASECAALTGVSRVSARRYLEYFHGTGSAEVSLRYGVAGRPERRYAWRA; encoded by the coding sequence ATGACCGGAACGCACGACAAGGCCGGCACGCGCGACAAGGCGGGCACGATCGACGTCCTCGTGGTCGACGACGACTTCATGGTGGCCCGGGTCCACCGCGCGTTCGTCGAACGCGTCGAGCCGTTCCGTGTCGTCGGCGTGGCCCACACCGGCGGACAGGCGATCGAGGCCGTGGACGAACTGCGCCCCGACCTCGTCCTGCTCGACCTGTATCTCCCCGACCTCTTCGGCCTCGACGTCATCCCGCGGCTGCGTACGGCCGGCCACGACTGCGACGTCATGGTCATCAGCGCCGCGCAGGAGGCCGACACCGTCCGCGGCGCCGTCCGGCAGGGCGTCGTCGACTACCTCCTGAAACCTTTCGACTTCGAGGATCTGCGCCCCCGCCTGGAGCGCTACGCCGCCCAGCGGGGCCGGCTGCTCACGGCGGTGGTACGAGGCCAGGCCGACATCGACCGGGTGCTGGCCGGAGCGGGCGTTGCCGCACCGGCCCCCGCGCTGCCCAAGGGCATGAGCGTGGAGACCGCCGAACTCGTCGAGCGGGCCCTGCGCGAGGCGGACGGCACCCTGTCGGCCTCCGAGTGCGCCGCGTTGACCGGCGTGTCCCGCGTGAGCGCCCGCCGCTACCTGGAGTACTTCCACGGCACCGGCAGCGCGGAGGTGTCCCTGCGCTACGGCGTCGCCGGCCGGCCCGAACGGCGCTACGCCTGGCGGGCGTGA
- a CDS encoding methionyl-tRNA formyltransferase, translating into MRVVMFGYQTWGHRTLQALLDSEHDVVLVVTHPKSEHAYEKIWSDSVADLAEKNGVPVVIRNRPDDDELFERLKEADPDIIVANNWRTWIPPRIFDLPRHGTLNVHDSLLPKYAGFSPLIWALINGEPEVGVTAHMMNDELDAGDIVRQEAVAVGPTDTATDLFHKTVDLIAPVTIGALDLIASGQTEFTQQDRSQASFFHKRSIEDSRIDWTWPAEDLERLVRAQSEPYPSAFTFHKGRRLEVLAAVVSEGRYGGTPGRIFYREGEGVVIVAGADARTGRNHGLAITRVRTEDGRELPATEYFTAMGGYLTNQP; encoded by the coding sequence ATGCGGGTCGTCATGTTCGGTTACCAGACCTGGGGGCACCGCACCCTCCAAGCCCTCCTGGACTCCGAGCACGACGTGGTCCTGGTCGTGACGCACCCCAAGAGCGAGCACGCGTACGAGAAGATCTGGAGCGACTCGGTCGCCGACCTCGCCGAGAAGAACGGCGTGCCGGTCGTGATCCGCAACCGCCCTGACGACGACGAGCTGTTCGAGCGCCTCAAGGAGGCCGACCCGGACATCATCGTGGCCAACAACTGGCGTACGTGGATCCCCCCGCGCATCTTCGACCTGCCGCGCCACGGCACGCTGAACGTGCACGACTCACTGCTGCCGAAGTACGCCGGTTTCTCCCCGCTGATCTGGGCGCTGATCAACGGAGAACCCGAAGTGGGCGTCACCGCGCACATGATGAACGACGAACTCGACGCCGGTGACATCGTGCGGCAGGAGGCGGTGGCGGTCGGGCCGACGGACACGGCGACCGACCTGTTCCACAAAACCGTCGACCTCATCGCCCCCGTCACCATCGGCGCGCTCGACCTCATCGCCTCCGGGCAGACGGAGTTCACCCAGCAGGACCGCTCCCAGGCCAGCTTCTTCCACAAGCGGTCCATCGAGGACAGCCGCATCGACTGGACCTGGCCGGCCGAAGACCTGGAGCGCCTGGTCCGCGCCCAGTCCGAGCCGTACCCCAGCGCGTTCACCTTCCACAAGGGCAGGCGACTCGAGGTCCTGGCCGCCGTCGTGTCCGAGGGGCGGTACGGCGGTACACCCGGGCGCATCTTCTACCGCGAGGGCGAGGGTGTGGTGATCGTCGCCGGAGCCGACGCCCGCACCGGCCGCAACCACGGCCTGGCCATCACGCGCGTACGGACCGAGGACGGCCGGGAGCTGCCCGCGACGGAGTACTTCACCGCCATGGGCGGCTACCTGACCAACCAGCCCTGA
- a CDS encoding ABC transporter ATP-binding protein, protein METTAWTQLHSVMNAQEERRPLALATLRRIGAFARPHRRRIALFVLLGVGTALLAVATPVLAGSVVDAIVSGGTEGTVVRLSLLIALIAVAEAALGILGRRLSATLGEHLILDLRTAVFDHVQRMPVAFFTRTRTGALVSRLNNDVIGAQRAFSNTLSGVVSNLVTLLLTLAVMLTLSWQITLLALVLLPVFVIPARRMGSRMARMQREAATLNAAMGTRMTERFSAPGATLVKLFGRPEEESAEFAERARRVADIGVRTATAQAAFITALTLVSALALALVYGLGGALALRGTLEPGAVVSLALLLTRLYAPLTALAGARVEVMSALVSFERVFEVLDLQPLIGEKPDARRVPDGPVAVEFDDVRFGYPAADKVSLASLEEVATLDRRGGDEVLRGISFRAEPGQTVALVGSSGAGKSTVAGLLPRLYDVDEGAVRVGGVDVRDLSARSLRETLGMVTQDGHLFHDTVRANLLLARPTATESDLWDALRRARLDDLVRSLPDGLDTVVGERGYRLSGGERQRMTIARLLLARQRVVILDEATAHLDNTSEAAVQEALAEALDGRTAVVIAHRLSTVRTADQILVVEAGRIVERGTHEELLAAGERYAELYRTQFGGTESPVVERAAA, encoded by the coding sequence ATGGAGACCACAGCGTGGACACAACTGCACAGCGTCATGAACGCCCAGGAGGAGCGCCGCCCCTTGGCCCTCGCCACTCTGCGCCGCATCGGCGCGTTCGCCCGCCCGCACCGGCGCCGCATCGCCCTCTTCGTCCTGCTCGGCGTGGGGACCGCCCTGCTCGCCGTGGCGACCCCCGTCCTGGCCGGGAGTGTCGTCGACGCGATCGTCTCGGGCGGCACCGAGGGCACCGTCGTACGCCTGTCCCTGCTCATCGCGCTGATCGCGGTGGCTGAGGCGGCCCTCGGCATCCTCGGCCGGAGGCTGTCGGCGACGCTCGGCGAGCACCTCATCCTCGATCTGCGGACCGCCGTCTTCGACCATGTGCAGCGGATGCCGGTCGCGTTCTTCACACGCACCCGTACGGGCGCCCTCGTCTCCCGGCTCAACAACGACGTCATCGGTGCCCAGCGCGCGTTCAGCAACACCCTGTCCGGAGTGGTCAGCAACCTCGTCACGCTGCTGCTCACGCTCGCCGTGATGCTCACGCTGTCCTGGCAGATCACCCTGCTCGCGCTGGTGCTGCTGCCGGTGTTCGTGATTCCGGCCCGGCGCATGGGCAGCCGTATGGCCCGGATGCAGCGGGAGGCTGCGACGCTCAACGCGGCCATGGGCACCCGCATGACCGAGCGCTTCTCCGCACCCGGCGCCACCCTGGTGAAGCTCTTCGGGCGCCCGGAGGAGGAGTCGGCGGAGTTCGCCGAACGCGCCCGCCGGGTCGCGGACATCGGCGTCCGGACGGCGACCGCCCAGGCCGCGTTCATCACCGCCCTCACCCTGGTCTCCGCCCTCGCCCTGGCCCTGGTCTACGGCCTCGGCGGGGCCCTCGCCCTGCGCGGCACGCTGGAGCCCGGCGCGGTCGTGTCGCTGGCTCTGCTCCTGACCCGGCTGTACGCGCCGCTGACCGCGCTCGCCGGGGCGCGGGTCGAGGTGATGAGCGCCCTGGTCAGCTTCGAGAGGGTCTTCGAGGTGCTCGACCTGCAGCCGCTCATCGGGGAGAAGCCGGACGCGCGCCGGGTGCCCGACGGGCCCGTGGCGGTCGAGTTCGACGACGTCCGCTTCGGCTACCCCGCCGCCGACAAGGTCTCCCTGGCCTCCCTGGAGGAGGTCGCCACGCTCGACAGGCGGGGCGGCGACGAGGTCCTGCGCGGCATCTCCTTCCGCGCCGAACCGGGGCAGACCGTGGCGCTCGTCGGCTCCTCCGGCGCGGGTAAGTCGACCGTCGCGGGGCTGCTGCCGCGCCTGTACGACGTCGACGAGGGCGCCGTACGCGTCGGCGGCGTCGACGTCCGCGACCTGAGCGCGCGGTCCCTGCGGGAGACCCTCGGCATGGTCACCCAGGACGGGCACCTCTTCCACGACACCGTCCGCGCCAACCTCCTCCTGGCCCGCCCCACGGCCACGGAGAGCGACCTGTGGGACGCCCTGCGCCGGGCCCGCCTCGACGACCTCGTACGGTCCCTGCCCGACGGTCTCGACACGGTGGTCGGCGAACGCGGCTACCGCCTGTCCGGCGGGGAACGCCAGCGCATGACCATTGCCCGGCTGCTGCTGGCCCGTCAGCGCGTCGTCATCCTCGACGAGGCCACCGCGCACCTCGACAACACCTCCGAGGCCGCCGTCCAGGAGGCCCTCGCCGAAGCCCTCGACGGCAGGACGGCGGTCGTGATCGCCCACCGGCTCTCCACGGTCCGGACAGCCGACCAGATCCTGGTCGTCGAGGCCGGCCGGATCGTGGAACGCGGCACGCACGAGGAACTCCTGGCGGCGGGGGAGCGGTACGCGGAGCTGTACCGGACCCAGTTCGGCGGGACGGAGAGCCCGGTCGTGGAGAGGGCGGCCGCGTAG
- a CDS encoding ATP-binding protein, giving the protein MVATFRRHSLAGEMLVLQLAIVVVVLLAVAAVSLAQSQATFNRVEGRRVSALAEQLAANPLVRSQLVRPAPGETLAPLVLATQAQSGVTSVTVADASGRIVSSTNPTVIGERLPLGQTTDQARGWSGQLTLDGNRELAAQVPVLGATEENLGRILGTVMIGEADPTVWQRLNGASSYLLAYLGIASGLGVAGSWLLARRVKRQTLGLEPGEIAGLAEHREAMLYGIAEGVIALDPQHRLTLVNDMGRRLLDLPEDCVGQSLDGLGIDGRLRDVLAGTAAGKRDEVVVRHGRVLVMNRMTVTKDGRLLGSVTTLRDRTELARLEREIGSFRSSSELLRAQAHEFANQLHTISGLIQIGEQDEVVRYIRALNQRRQSLDVTLSRRVRDTAVAALLMAKASLAAERKVSLRISDDTALERLAPEDAADVATVVGNLVDNAVDAADARDDAWVEVALRQDASSVEIAVRDSGPGVAPELAREVFSHGFTTKAAREGERGIGLALTKLVCERHGGEISVANTPDGAVFTARMTVSHLPEAVAEGAAP; this is encoded by the coding sequence GTGGTCGCCACCTTTCGTCGCCATTCGCTCGCGGGCGAGATGCTGGTGCTCCAGCTCGCCATCGTCGTGGTGGTGCTGCTGGCGGTCGCCGCGGTCTCGCTCGCCCAGTCGCAGGCCACCTTCAACCGCGTCGAGGGGCGCCGCGTGAGCGCGCTGGCCGAGCAGCTGGCCGCCAACCCCCTGGTGCGCAGCCAGCTGGTGCGTCCCGCGCCCGGCGAGACCCTCGCGCCGCTCGTGCTCGCGACCCAGGCGCAGTCCGGAGTGACCTCGGTGACGGTGGCCGACGCCTCCGGCCGGATCGTCAGCTCCACGAACCCCACGGTGATCGGCGAGCGGCTGCCCCTCGGGCAGACCACCGACCAGGCGCGGGGGTGGTCGGGGCAGCTGACGCTGGACGGCAACCGCGAGCTGGCCGCCCAGGTGCCCGTCCTCGGGGCGACGGAGGAGAACCTCGGCCGCATCCTCGGCACGGTGATGATCGGCGAGGCCGATCCGACCGTCTGGCAGCGGCTCAACGGCGCATCCTCGTACCTGCTCGCCTATCTGGGCATCGCCAGCGGGCTCGGCGTGGCCGGCTCCTGGCTGCTCGCGCGGCGGGTGAAGCGGCAGACCCTCGGACTGGAGCCGGGCGAGATCGCGGGACTCGCCGAGCACCGGGAGGCGATGCTCTACGGGATCGCCGAGGGCGTGATCGCCCTGGACCCGCAGCACCGGCTCACCCTCGTCAACGACATGGGCCGCCGCCTGCTCGACCTGCCCGAGGACTGCGTCGGCCAGAGCCTGGACGGCCTCGGCATCGACGGACGGCTGCGGGACGTGCTGGCCGGCACCGCCGCCGGCAAGCGGGACGAGGTCGTCGTCCGCCACGGCCGGGTCCTGGTGATGAACCGGATGACCGTCACCAAGGACGGCCGGCTCCTGGGCTCGGTCACCACCCTGCGCGACCGCACGGAACTCGCCCGGCTGGAGCGGGAGATCGGCTCCTTCCGCAGCTCCTCGGAGCTGCTGCGGGCGCAGGCGCACGAGTTCGCCAACCAGCTGCACACCATCTCCGGGCTGATCCAGATCGGCGAGCAGGACGAAGTGGTGCGCTACATCCGCGCGTTGAACCAGCGCCGCCAGTCCCTGGACGTCACCCTCAGCCGCCGCGTCCGGGACACGGCGGTGGCCGCGCTGCTGATGGCGAAGGCGTCCCTCGCGGCCGAACGGAAGGTCAGTCTGCGCATCTCGGACGACACCGCGCTGGAGCGGCTGGCCCCGGAGGACGCCGCCGACGTGGCGACCGTGGTGGGCAACCTGGTGGACAACGCCGTCGACGCGGCCGACGCCCGGGACGACGCCTGGGTGGAGGTGGCGCTGCGGCAGGACGCCTCCAGCGTGGAGATCGCGGTCCGCGACTCGGGGCCGGGCGTGGCTCCCGAACTGGCCCGCGAGGTGTTCTCCCACGGCTTCACCACCAAGGCCGCGCGGGAGGGCGAGCGCGGCATCGGACTGGCCCTGACCAAGCTGGTCTGCGAACGGCACGGGGGAGAGATCTCGGTGGCCAACACCCCCGACGGGGCCGTGTTCACCGCACGCATGACCGTCAGCCACCTCCCCGAAGCGGTGGCGGAAGGAGCCGCCCCATGA
- a CDS encoding mechanosensitive ion channel family protein, whose product MNRALTADDLVFAGIALASGLLAAFALRMLLRWLGGHADRTRWSGDDVIVHALRAVLPWAAVVGGAAGAAAVLPLSRTVQHHTNQVLTVLLIFVATVSAARVVAGLVRTVTQSRSGVAGSATIFVNITRILVLAIGFLVVLQTLGISIAPLLTALGVGGLAVALALQDTLANLFAGIHILASKTVQPGDYIQLSSGEEGYVEDINWRQTTIRNLSNNLVVLPNGQLAQANMTNFMRPEEQLTILVQVGVAYDSDLEHVERVTNEVIAETMTEVEGAVPDHEPIIRFHTFGDSRIGFTVILGVGEFSDQYRIKHEFIKRLHKRYRAEGIRIPAPARTVALQQGGVVIPQQRTGELEPGDMASARLD is encoded by the coding sequence GTGAACCGGGCGCTCACCGCGGACGATCTGGTCTTCGCCGGCATCGCCCTGGCGTCGGGCCTGCTGGCGGCCTTCGCGCTGCGCATGCTGCTGCGCTGGCTGGGCGGGCACGCCGACCGCACCCGCTGGAGCGGGGACGACGTCATCGTGCACGCGCTGCGGGCCGTGCTGCCGTGGGCCGCGGTGGTGGGCGGCGCGGCGGGCGCGGCGGCGGTGCTGCCGCTGAGCCGGACGGTGCAGCACCACACCAACCAGGTGCTGACGGTGCTGCTCATCTTCGTGGCGACGGTGTCGGCGGCGCGGGTGGTGGCCGGCCTGGTACGCACGGTCACCCAGTCCCGTTCCGGTGTCGCCGGATCGGCCACGATCTTCGTCAACATCACCCGGATCCTGGTCCTGGCGATCGGCTTCCTGGTGGTGCTCCAGACGCTGGGCATCTCCATAGCCCCGCTGCTCACCGCCCTGGGCGTCGGCGGTCTGGCGGTCGCGCTGGCGCTCCAGGACACCCTCGCCAACCTCTTCGCGGGCATCCACATCCTCGCTTCCAAGACCGTCCAGCCCGGTGACTACATCCAGCTCAGCAGCGGTGAGGAGGGCTACGTCGAGGACATCAACTGGCGGCAGACGACGATCCGCAACCTGTCCAACAACCTCGTCGTGCTCCCCAACGGTCAGCTGGCACAGGCCAACATGACCAACTTCATGCGGCCGGAGGAGCAGCTGACCATCCTGGTCCAGGTCGGGGTGGCCTACGACAGCGATCTGGAGCACGTGGAGCGGGTGACCAACGAGGTCATCGCCGAGACGATGACCGAGGTCGAGGGCGCCGTGCCGGACCACGAGCCGATCATCCGGTTCCACACCTTCGGCGACTCCCGCATCGGCTTCACCGTCATCCTGGGCGTCGGCGAGTTCAGCGACCAGTACCGGATCAAACACGAGTTCATCAAGCGCCTCCACAAGCGCTACCGCGCGGAGGGCATCCGCATTCCCGCCCCGGCCCGGACGGTGGCGCTCCAGCAGGGCGGGGTCGTCATCCCCCAGCAGCGGACCGGCGAACTCGAGCCGGGCGACATGGCCTCCGCCCGGCTCGACTGA
- a CDS encoding lysylphosphatidylglycerol synthase transmembrane domain-containing protein, with product MLPLLLVAVVAVRHRSVLAEGFAHLGNAEWPWLLAAAGVTCLTWVAAACTRQGAVVERLPRRRLLATQFAAGAANHLLPTGLGASAVNLRFMTVCGLPLARSSAALALYLLAESIGRVALLGALLIAFPDALRLGTLVPQTAFGPLLAGAGVVLVIAVAVPVLVRRVRSAVVSFLRTALGEARSVHTRPARALALWGGSFAFPALQATVLVLVGEAMGLDVPPAHMAVAYLAATVAVALVPTPGGIGSVEAALVMALVAAGGPAAVATAAVLAFRVITVWLPLLPGALTLGALVRLKVI from the coding sequence CTGCTGCCGCTCCTGCTGGTCGCAGTGGTCGCGGTGCGGCACCGGTCGGTGCTCGCCGAGGGCTTCGCGCATCTGGGCAACGCCGAGTGGCCGTGGCTGCTGGCCGCGGCCGGCGTGACCTGTCTGACCTGGGTCGCCGCCGCCTGCACCCGGCAGGGCGCGGTCGTCGAGCGGCTGCCCCGACGGCGGCTGCTCGCCACGCAGTTCGCGGCGGGCGCGGCCAACCACCTGCTGCCGACCGGTCTGGGCGCGAGCGCGGTCAACCTGAGGTTCATGACGGTGTGCGGGCTGCCGCTCGCCCGCTCCTCGGCGGCCCTCGCGCTGTATCTGCTGGCGGAGAGCATCGGCCGGGTGGCCCTGCTCGGTGCCCTGCTCATCGCGTTCCCCGACGCGCTGCGGCTCGGCACGTTGGTTCCCCAGACGGCGTTCGGCCCGCTGCTGGCCGGTGCCGGAGTGGTGCTCGTCATCGCGGTGGCCGTGCCGGTCCTGGTCCGTCGGGTGCGCTCGGCCGTGGTGTCCTTCCTGCGGACGGCGCTAGGCGAGGCCCGCTCGGTGCACACCCGCCCGGCCCGGGCCCTGGCGCTGTGGGGCGGGTCCTTCGCCTTTCCCGCTCTCCAGGCGACCGTGCTGGTGCTGGTGGGCGAGGCGATGGGGCTGGACGTGCCGCCCGCGCACATGGCGGTGGCCTACCTGGCGGCGACGGTCGCCGTGGCGCTGGTGCCCACCCCGGGCGGGATCGGCTCGGTGGAGGCGGCGCTGGTCATGGCGCTGGTGGCGGCGGGCGGCCCGGCCGCGGTGGCCACGGCCGCGGTGCTGGCCTTCCGGGTCATCACGGTCTGGCTGCCGCTGCTGCCGGGCGCGCTGACGCTGGGGGCGCTGGTACGCCTGAAGGTGATCTGA